CCTCTGTTCAAGTgcgttgttctttttcttctcaaaaGCTGGTTGTTATCTTTCACAAATTCTCAAAGGGGGATTCCTTAACTGTAATAATCCCACATAATTTTTCAGGCCGCCATTTCTTGATCCCTGTTATACTTTGTATTATAATCTTTTATGTCATTATCAGCTTAAGGAGTTACCATGGCTTAGCTAATTGCTAACGTATAGTTGCTTGCGTCACATTGTCCGTATTTATAATAATTGAGTATAAATACGGGACGTTCTCCCAATATACCTAAAAATAAATCCTTTGCACGCATCAGACAGTTCGAATAATGTCTCTGCCTTACCTGATATCAGATCGCGAATATGCAAACAAACTGCAGATGCAACATGTTCTTGTAAACTCTTTTGAAAACTCTCATCCTCATTTGTCATCAACAAACCAAGAAACCCCTGAATTATCCCAAGATTTCTGTGGGATTTGCCAGAAGATAAAAGGAGCAGATCGAATTATGTTCAAACTCGAAAACTGCTGTCGTCATTCTTTCTGTTCTCACTGCATAGGCCTATATGTCCAATCCAAGATTCGCGACAACATTTTCCCTATAACTTGTCCAGGTTACAAATGCCCTGTTGTAATTGAAACTGATCTATCATTCCTGTAGATGTTATTGCAAGGTGGGAGGAGGGCTTGACGGAGTCAGCTATTCCTATTGGTGAAAAGTTGTATTGTCCTTATGAAAGATGTTCAAAGTTGCTCATTTACGATCATGGTAAAAAGATGCTTCACGAGTGCATATGTCCTTGGTGCCAAAAACTGTTCTGTGCGCAGTGCCGTGTCCCTTGGCACTCTGGCCGTGATTGTTACAAGtttcaaaaggaagaaaaagacaGAGAAGATGATCAAAAAGTTAAGCTGCTTGCTGAGAACAAAAAATGGATCAATTGCCCTAGCTGCAAATCACTTGTGGAGAAGGTTGATGGCTGTAAACACATGACGTGCAGGTCAGTGTTTCTCGTTAACTGTTCTAACTATTTTTAATTAACTAATGACTGTGTttattgttgggatatatactattaaccatgagtttggtttagatatagtatttattatgaaataattgtttattcagttttaaatatatcatataatagtctgtgtcatttgcttatatagtagatgatttagtgtatagagtttagcttatacacggaagattaaatcatcagttcttataagtataaagtttgagttcacaatctaatgatggaattggacaaaccatcaggaatgattgtagcacaagattaaatataattaatcttgattatgggaatggtttaattccaacttcttgtgctagtacattttgtatgtattgaacggaccaggtagagataagtattttatactgacttaataaaataaactctctagccattaaatgtacttatactcttaatcttgatataattattattagctgtgtatattattattgttttgatttattaaaaggcgagattctttcgtgggtcaatatgcctggtaaattggataataataatatacattggcgaagtaatagttagttgatggaatccatgtctcggtttagagattgatgatatacctttatgaaagcttataagtttgcatgtgtaaacccggccggtgaattttgtatccgacacatgaaataagttaagcgaaagtctaaaggaaataatcaataaattaaatcgtcagtaatttaatttacttgattagtatctgaattttaatatggggagttaaataagatttaatggatgaatttcgaaattggataaggagtgcaattacgaatttttagtggaataattcgtaattaattatggtagatattaatttcgaaaattagaaattaattccataattgaagccttgttaattaaattctgtggtccctactgtgcctaaataataggaaataaaggaatcctttttctggtggaaaagaaaacctaacaggttttggaaaagggtcttaacccttaaaacttgtgctataaatacataaggttttccacctagagggatgagtacatggtggctgaaattttcagccaagttttcctagaaatttcgcccacacgaaattgctattttcgggtattatttgggtaacacagtagaagaccgtggaacgttcgaggatcacgattgtgcgggtgatggagattccattgagaagttatggaactgaaggctcacgtggtagaagagatatgttcacgcttcaagaggtaacccgtgaaatcccgtttatgctagttgtctaaattacatgtgattttgatactgggattgcttccgctgcatataataatccatcaattggtatcagagctcactcacatctaattagataactaagtttttcatgaaacaagaatatggtgtttatgtgcattttttgaattacatatatatgtggttttctgaaaaactgcactgctgttttgtgaattaactgtgcataatttatggattattcttataatcatgagatatatgttttcttattgatatttgattgAGATTATCTAAATTTTTTGGGGTAAACCCTAGAAAACGCAAAACCTGTTTTTGACCGAATAGCCGGAATTTTCGGAGGTCAGCGAACTTGACGAACTCCGATTGAGCTGAAATTTGGTGGGTCCATCGGAAACGCCGTGATGAGAAAAACTCACTGCTTTTGCAGTGAATCATGGTATTTTTCGGCgttttggggtcgtttggactGTGTGTTGGAAGTTTTTCTATTTTCTGAAAATTAtttcttaataattttaattcttttttaattCAATGGTGTTGGGGATGACTCCCCATGGTCCCCATGATTAAATACTAGTCATATAATAGGTTTACACATTGACTATTAGCAAATAAACGTGTTGTtgtattaaattcaataatagaggtgtaagattttattgactaggtcttacaaggtataattcatattgtgtaatgatataattattttgtaagaaagtaaaattctctatttgatatcctggatgactaatgattggagcgtttggcatgtttgtgcataaaaaatttctcaaatttaaGTTTATATTTTCATGCCCTACGTGATTACTAGTTTGGATTTTCGATGAAGAATTTTGTTCTCTGATTGGAGGTTCTAATTAAGTGAAATATGACGGTATGTTGTATGAGTTTTATAATGTTGGTATGACTTTTAAGCTATGGTCtaccataaaataattttatgagctaaatatatattcacttgtaaattgagaattttatgagtaataaatagttaccactgaagtggtttgtttatttgaactcatgaaaaattcttagtaaatttgtacatgtgaaattatatctattcatggattgagcattatgattaataagtaggatccacaaaatggtctatttatttgagtcattgaaatatgtttaatataccatgtgaaaattatccttgagaaatctacattaatggtggaggttcataactagaaaaagagtatttatctttgggtactagtgaaactaactcca
This sequence is a window from Nicotiana sylvestris chromosome 3, ASM39365v2, whole genome shotgun sequence. Protein-coding genes within it:
- the LOC138868133 gene encoding E3 ubiquitin-protein ligase RSL1-like: MSLPYLISDREYANKLQMQHVLVNSFENSHPHLSSTNQETPELSQDFCGICQKIKGADRIMFKLENCCRHSFCSHCIGLYVQSKIRDNIFPITCPDVIARWEEGLTESAIPIGEKLYCPYERCSKLLIYDHGKKMLHECICPWCQKLFCAQCRVPWHSGRDCYKFQKEEKDREDDQKVKLLAENKKWINCPSCKSLVEKVDGCKHMTCRSVFLVNCSNYF